The Deltaproteobacteria bacterium DNA window GACGAATCTTCCTCTTCGCCTCCTCCCACGCCTGTGGGTAATCCCCCTTGTCGATATCATTGTAGATGATATCAAACGGCCCTTTTTCCATTTTTAAAAAGTTGACCGCCTCGCCGACCTGATAATCAATCCGCCCCCACAGGTCGACGCGCTTCAAGTATTCCTGCGCTTTTACCTTGTTTTTGGAGGAGCCGTCAGTGCACCAGACCTTCCCCTCCGCGCCGACTGCTTTGGAAAACCAGTAGGCTGAATAGCCGAAACCGCTCCCGAGTTCGAAAATTTTCTTGGCGTTGATGGACAAAGCCAGTAGGTGAATGAGGGCGCCGACAATCCGGTCGATGATGGGAAAACGATTGGCATGCCCGTATTCTTCCATCTCCAGCAGGACTTGCTCGTCATAGGGCGAAGCGAGGCTGTAGAGGTAATTTTCGACTTCCGGCGTGGTGATGGGAATCATTTTGGCGTCAGCATCGTCTTTGGATCGAGCAATTTTTCAATCTGATCGTCCGGCACAATCTTTTCCGCTTTCAAAAGCTCGCGAATAGTCTTCCCTTCTTTGTAGGCCTTTTTGGCCAAGGCCGCCGCCTTGTCGTAGCCGATTACCTTGTTGAGATTCGTCACCAGCATAAGGCTTTTATCAACGAGTTCGGCGCATCTCTCCGGATTGGCCTCAATGCCGCGAACACACTTTTCGGCCAGCATGATCGATCCGTTCGTCAAAAGTTCGATCGACTCGAACAGATTCCCGGTGATAACCGGCATCATCACGTTGAGCTCGAAGTTACCGAGCTGGGCGCCGATCTGGACGGCCAGATCGTTCCCCTGAACCTGTGCGCAGATCTGCATGACCGATTCGGGAATCACCGGATTGATCTTTCCCGGCATGATGGAAGAGCCGGGTTGCAGTTCCGGCAGATGAATTTCGTGGATGCCGCACCGCGGGCCGGAGGCTAGCCAGCGCAGGTCATTGGCGATTTTCATCAGTGAAACGGCGATTGTTTTTAGCGCCCCGCTCAAAAACACGCAGGCATCCTTGGCCGCCTGGGCTTCAAAATGGTTTTTCGCCTCGAAAAATTTAAGACCGGTTTTTTTCGAAAGATTTTCACAGACTTTTTTGCCGAACTGTGGGTGCGTGTTGATCCCGGTCCCCACAGCGGTGCCGCCGATGGGAAGTTCCAGGACCCCCTCCAATGCCTGCTCGAGACGGCGGATATCATGCTCAATCTGGGATGCGTAACCGGAAAACTCCTGCCCAAGGGTGACCGGCGTCGCATCCTGCAGATGCGTCCTCCCCACTTTGATGATTTTTTTAAATTCTTCCGCCTTGCCGGCCAGGGCCTTTTGAAGTTTACCCAAAGAGGGGATTAAGCCCACGGCAACGCCAAGGGCGGCGCCGACATGGATGGCCGTCGGAATCACATCGTTGGACGACTGTCCCATGTTGACATGGTCGTTGGGATGAACCGGTTTTTTTGAGCCGACTTTGCCCCCCAATTCGGGATTGGCGAGGTTGGCGATCACCTCGTTGGCGTTCATGTTGGTGGAGGTGCCGGAGCCGGTCTGGAAAATATCGAGGATGAAATGCTTGTCGTGTCTGCCCGACGCCACTTCGAGGGCCTTATCGGAAATGGCCCCGGCCATCTTTTTATCCAGGCGATCGAGTTCCGCGTTGGCACAGGCGGCGGCCCACTTGACCAACCCCAAGGCCTCGATAAAACGGCGGCTGAAGCGACTCTTCGAGATCTGAAAATTTTCCACCGCCCTCTGTGTGGAGGCACCGTAAAGGCACTCCTCCGGAATTTTAACCTCTCCCATCGAGTCGGTTTCGGTGCGGGTGGCCATACTTCCCGGTTTTTATCTCACTTGTGGGACATGAGGCAAGTTGATAAAACAAGGGACGATGAACACTCCCGAGCTCGAAAAAGTTCTCAAGATCTTAAAAAATGAAATCAAAAAATGGAAAGTCCCGGCCGTGGGGGTCATTGCCGATCAGGCGCTCGACCGGCCGTTTGAAACATTGATCAGCTGTGTCCTCTCGCTTCGCACCAAAGATGCCGTAACGGAGGTTGCCTCGCGCCGTCTTCTTGGCGAAGCGCCGACGCCGCAGGCAATGGTCAGGCTGACCCCCTCCGCCATCGAAAAGCTCATTTATCCGGTGGGGTTTTACCGAACCAAGGCAAAATCAATCATCAAGACCTGCCGGATACTCATCGACAGGTATAACGGAAAGGTTCCACGGACGATCGAAGAACTCCTCGAACTTCCCGGTGTCGGCCGAAAAACAGCCAATCTGGTGGTGACCGTGGGATACGGTGATTACGGCATCTGCGTCGATACGCACGTTCACCGCATCAGCAACCGCTTTGGTTACGTGAAAACCAAAACCCCGGAAGAAACGGAATTTGCCCTCAGGAAAAAATTGCCGAAGAAGGAATGGAAGACCTACAATGACATCCTCGTCACGTTTGGACAGAACCTCTGCGCTCCCATTTCCCCCTGGTGTAGCAAATGCGCGATTGAGGAATATTGTCCGAAGATCGGCGTTCCCCGTTCGCGGTGATTACAACTTTCTCATCTTCTTGATAATTGCATCGACCGAAAACACCCCCGGCCCGAAGAAGAGGACGATCAGCGCCGTCATCAGGAACAAAAACGGCTCCTGTTCCAGAAATTTGTCGGGATCGGCAAAGATATTGACGAGCGCCTCGCGGTGGGCGGTGGCGTAGGCCACACACATGGTAAAGGCCAGCGGAATGGATGCCAGCCGGGAGGCAAAGCCGAAAAGCAAAAGCAGACCGCCAAAACACTCGGTGCCCGCCGCCAGATAAGCGTTTACGGTGGGAAAGGGAATGCCCAAGTCGGTGAAAAATCCGACAACCTTCGGGATATCGGCCAGCTTCCCTTTACCGGCCTGAAAGAACTGAAACCCCCAATAAAGGCGAATGGCCAAAAGAAACGGGCTTTGAAATTTAGAGGCCACACCAATCACGCGTTGATAAAGTTTCTGAACCATAGACCCTCCTTATTTTGAGTCTCGCAACTCTTACCAATATTTTTCAATATGAATCTGTCCCGGCTCTTTGCGGGTATGTTCCTTAAAACCCTCGGCCTCCAAAAGCTTTTGGAAATCCTGGATCATGCCGGGGGCCCCACACAGGAAAAAATGCGTATTTTCCGCCGTCGGGTGAAAGCCCCACCTCTCGTCCAGTATTTTTCTTTTCCAGATATCCTGCACATGCCCCGTCGTCCCCTTCCAGGGAACCTTTTCCAGATGCGGCCTGCTGACGATGGGAAAATAATTGAAATTGGCGGCAAGCCTTTGCATGATCGCAAGCTCGGAGCGGTAACCGAGATCCTGCGATTCGCGGATCCCGTGCAAAACGGCGATGCGGCGCTTTTGGTCCCACGGCAGATAGGTGTGCAACATGCTGATGTAGGGGGCAAGACCCGTTCCGGTGGCGACAAAAACGAGATTGGCGTTTGACGGCACATCGGCCAGCGTAAATTGCCCCGATATTTTCGGCGAGAGCCAGACCCGGTCGCCCACCTTCAGGCCGAACATCCGCGGGGTCAGCGCCCCCTCACGGACAAGGACGATATAAAATTCCAGATAATCACGGACAAGAGGGGATGAGGCGATGGAGTAGGCCCGCTGGATGAATTTGTCGGCCTCGGCCGGTTTTTCCTCCGGCTTGGATCCCTCGCACCGCGGCGCCGAACCGGGAA harbors:
- a CDS encoding ferredoxin--NADP reductase, translating into MAKPELNAVIIERIQQGSELFVWRVAPNGWELPKFEPGQFAVLGLPGSAPRCEGSKPEEKPAEADKFIQRAYSIASSPLVRDYLEFYIVLVREGALTPRMFGLKVGDRVWLSPKISGQFTLADVPSNANLVFVATGTGLAPYISMLHTYLPWDQKRRIAVLHGIRESQDLGYRSELAIMQRLAANFNYFPIVSRPHLEKVPWKGTTGHVQDIWKRKILDERWGFHPTAENTHFFLCGAPGMIQDFQKLLEAEGFKEHTRKEPGQIHIEKYW
- a CDS encoding class II fumarate hydratase produces the protein MATRTETDSMGEVKIPEECLYGASTQRAVENFQISKSRFSRRFIEALGLVKWAAACANAELDRLDKKMAGAISDKALEVASGRHDKHFILDIFQTGSGTSTNMNANEVIANLANPELGGKVGSKKPVHPNDHVNMGQSSNDVIPTAIHVGAALGVAVGLIPSLGKLQKALAGKAEEFKKIIKVGRTHLQDATPVTLGQEFSGYASQIEHDIRRLEQALEGVLELPIGGTAVGTGINTHPQFGKKVCENLSKKTGLKFFEAKNHFEAQAAKDACVFLSGALKTIAVSLMKIANDLRWLASGPRCGIHEIHLPELQPGSSIMPGKINPVIPESVMQICAQVQGNDLAVQIGAQLGNFELNVMMPVITGNLFESIELLTNGSIMLAEKCVRGIEANPERCAELVDKSLMLVTNLNKVIGYDKAAALAKKAYKEGKTIRELLKAEKIVPDDQIEKLLDPKTMLTPK
- a CDS encoding endonuclease III; amino-acid sequence: MNTPELEKVLKILKNEIKKWKVPAVGVIADQALDRPFETLISCVLSLRTKDAVTEVASRRLLGEAPTPQAMVRLTPSAIEKLIYPVGFYRTKAKSIIKTCRILIDRYNGKVPRTIEELLELPGVGRKTANLVVTVGYGDYGICVDTHVHRISNRFGYVKTKTPEETEFALRKKLPKKEWKTYNDILVTFGQNLCAPISPWCSKCAIEEYCPKIGVPRSR
- a CDS encoding DoxX family protein — protein: MVQKLYQRVIGVASKFQSPFLLAIRLYWGFQFFQAGKGKLADIPKVVGFFTDLGIPFPTVNAYLAAGTECFGGLLLLFGFASRLASIPLAFTMCVAYATAHREALVNIFADPDKFLEQEPFLFLMTALIVLFFGPGVFSVDAIIKKMRKL
- a CDS encoding O-methyltransferase, which gives rise to MIPITTPEVENYLYSLASPYDEQVLLEMEEYGHANRFPIIDRIVGALIHLLALSINAKKIFELGSGFGYSAYWFSKAVGAEGKVWCTDGSSKNKVKAQEYLKRVDLWGRIDYQVGEAVNFLKMEKGPFDIIYNDIDKGDYPQAWEEAKRKIR